Proteins from a genomic interval of Candidatus Binatia bacterium:
- the tpiA gene encoding triose-phosphate isomerase, with the protein MSDKRPRTIVAGNWKMHKTAADTVAYLERFLVRAPALPAEIEIVIAPPFPSLPAAEVMLRGTRVRLGAQTMHWELQGAFTGEVSAPMLIEFGVTHVILGHSERRAHCGETDASVNSKVRTALEQGLTPIVAVGETLEQRKAGRTDERVVAQIRAAFAGVRSDELRRVAIAYEPIWAIGTGENCDPAEADRVMAAIRGVLDGLDATPILYGGSMNAGNVASYMAQPNVNGGLVGGASLDPDGFAALVANAALA; encoded by the coding sequence TTGAGCGATAAGCGGCCCCGCACGATCGTGGCGGGCAACTGGAAGATGCACAAGACGGCGGCGGATACCGTCGCCTATCTCGAACGCTTCCTCGTGAGAGCGCCCGCGCTTCCGGCCGAGATCGAGATCGTGATCGCTCCGCCGTTCCCGTCGCTGCCTGCGGCAGAGGTGATGCTCCGCGGCACGCGCGTGCGCCTCGGCGCACAGACGATGCATTGGGAGCTGCAGGGAGCGTTCACTGGCGAGGTTAGCGCGCCGATGCTGATCGAATTCGGCGTGACGCACGTCATCCTCGGCCACTCCGAGCGGCGCGCTCACTGCGGCGAGACCGACGCAAGCGTGAACAGCAAGGTGCGCACCGCGCTCGAGCAAGGCCTGACGCCGATCGTCGCGGTCGGAGAGACGCTCGAGCAACGCAAAGCCGGCCGCACCGACGAGCGCGTCGTCGCGCAGATTCGCGCGGCGTTCGCGGGCGTTCGGAGCGACGAGCTGCGCCGCGTCGCGATCGCATACGAGCCGATCTGGGCGATCGGCACCGGAGAGAACTGCGACCCGGCGGAGGCGGATCGCGTGATGGCCGCGATTCGCGGCGTCCTCGACGGTCTCGACGCGACCCCGATTCTCTACGGCGGGAGCATGAACGCGGGGAACGTCGCGTCCTACATGGCGCAGCCCAACGTCAACGGCGGGCTCGTCGGCGGCGCCTCGCTCGATCCCGACGGCTTCGCGGCGCTCGTCGCCAACGCCGCGCTCGCGTAA